CTGGAAGGGCTTGGCCGCGGAGCGTAGGAAGCAAAGCCAGTGAGGGTCGCCGACGGCGGCGATAATGCGCCCTGTCGCCGTCGCTGCCACGACCGCACCCCGGTGCCGCGACTCCACCGCTGCGCCGCGCCAAACCTCGACCAAAACAGGCGCGGTGGACGCTGTGGATAAAGATTGGTTCGTCATAGGGGCTTCAGGTCCGGCGGTCGGCGACAATCCGGCCGACAAGATCGTAGGTGTGTGTAGCGGTGATCTCCACTCGTACGAGGTCGCCGGGTTGGGGCGGCGGCAGGTCGGTTGGAGCGTCGGTGATGAGCACGCGCCCATCAATCCCCGGCGCTTGTGTCGCCATACGCCCCTGCCAGATAAGGTCGCTGTCGTCGGATGCGCCCTCGAACATCACCTCGACTACCTGCCGCTTGAACCGCCTGAGCCGTTGCTTCGAGATGCGCGCCTGAAGGCGCATGAGCTTCGCCCGTCGCGCTTCGGCGGTGCGCCCTGAAACCTTATCCGGCAAATCAAACGCCGGCGTGCCTTCCTCATCCGAATAGACGAACGCGCCAACCCAATCAAACGCCTGGGCTTCGCAAAAATCGAGCAGCACGTCGAAGTCCGTCTGCGTTTCGCCGGGATAGCCGACAATGAACGTCGTCCGCAGCGCCACGTTGGGAATGCGCGCACGGATGCGGGCGATGAGCTTTTCCAGAAACGCCCGCGAGCCAGGCCGCCGCATGGCGTGCAGCATGCGCGTCGCCGCGTGCTGCAACGGCATGTCAATGTACGGGCAAAGTTTCGGTTCACTCGCCAGTACGTCCAGCAGCGCGTCGCTGATGCGCGTCGGGTAGGCGTAGAGGAAGCGAATCCAGCTGATGTCCTTGACCTGCGCCAGCGCCCGCAGCAAGTCTGCCAACCCGTCCTTCAAGCCAAGGTCTTCGCCGTAGCTAGTCGTATCCTGTCCAATGAGGATGACCTCCCGGACGCCCTCCGCCGCCAGCTGCTCGACTTCGGCGAGAATCGAGCCGACGCGCCGACTGCGCAGGTTGCCGCGCATTTGCGGGATGGAGCAGAACGCGCAGGGATGGTCGCAGCCTTCGGCGATCTTGACGTAGGCGTAGTGCTTCGGCGTCGTCCGCAGGCGCGGCGTCGTCTCGCTATAGAGATAATCAGCGTCGGGGCGGTCGCGCTCGCGCGCCGGGACGCCGCCGCGCGGCCGCAGCGTCACTGGACGGGGTGTGATGGTTGCGTCGGGACGCTCTAGCAAACGGGGCAACTGCTCTAATTCATTTGTGCCAATAAAGGCGTCCACTTCCGGCAGTTCCGCCGGCAGCTCACGACGGTAGCGTTCGACCAGACACCCGGCGACAATCAACCGTCGGCCCGGTTGCGCCGCCTTGAGCGCCGCCATTTCAAGAATCGTCTCGATGGATTCCTGCTTGGCTTCTTCTATGAAGCCACAGGTGTTGACAACGATGACATCTGCACTACTAGCGTCGTCGGTGACGGCGTAGCCAGCGCGGGCCGCCAGTCCCAACATCACTTCGCTGTCCACGAGGTTCTTGGGACAGCCCAAGCTGACCAGGCCAAGGGTCGGTTGAGGAGCCGTCATCGCGGGTTTGTCTTCTCCGTCAGTTGCCTAAGGCGTCAAAGCTGACAGGATACGTTATCGACCGGTGAAAAACGAAGCCAAGTACGCAAGATTGCCGATAGGCGAGCGCAGTTCACCGTAAAAGCCGTCGGCCTGGAGACGGAAGTAGCCCATCGCTGGCGGCTGTTGCTCGATTGCCCGCCGTACGGCGGGTTCCTCCAAGCGTGCCGGCGTCGGGTCGCCAGCGCGCATCAGGGCAATCAGCGCAAGCGTGGCGGTGTTGAGGTCCACCTGCGACCGGTAACACCGGTGGAGAAAAGCTTCTGCCGGTAAAGGCGGGAGAGGGGGCGGCGGCGCCCCCGACCGACGTTGGTTGAGGAAACGCTCCAGCGCGGCTTGGTCGCCAACAAACAGCCAGTCGTCGAGGAAGCAGGCGGCGCGTCGGTCGCGGTGCGTTGAGACGACAAGCGGGACGCCTAGGTACGTCGGGGATGGATTGACAAGACCCGCGCCGTCGGCGCGCAGGTAGCGATCCAGCGTCGGCAGCACCCGCGCCTTGTCTCGGACGCGCACGCCGAGGACGGTTCCGCCGTCCGGCGCGCTTGCCGGGCTGAGCAAAAGCCACTGGTCGCCAAGGGCGTCGTCAAGCGGTTCATGGGGGCGAACGCCGTACCGCTCACGCAACCCGGCGACCAGTTCACGAGCGACAAAAGCAACGGCCGCATTGCTGCGGGCGGCGACCGCTGTTTGAAGCCGGTCTAACGCCGTCAGCGGACGCGACAGCCCCAAGACGGCAACCCCATTTGTGTAAGCGATGAGGCCCGCCGCAAGTGAAGCGTCAAGCCTCTGAGCCAAATGTGGCTGAAGTTCGGCGACCAACTGCGGATGAAGCGACAAATGGTAGCGCTCAAGCGTCGTCCCGTCCTGAACGTCCAAACCGTAACCAAGACCTTCCAAAAGCCCCGCTAGGAGCGAGGCCGTCAGCGACTGTTCCTGTCCGTTGACCAAGAGCTTCCCGCCAATGCTGGGGCGGCTTGACCGAAGACGGAGCGCCGCATCCAGTCCAGCGGGATTGGCGAAAGCAAAGAGCAACGCTTGTTCGCCGCCGACAGTTTGCCGGGCACGTCTGAAAGCGGGTAGGTCGGCAAGGGCAGCGCGGCGGCCAGCGGCGGCGTCTAGGCAGGCGCGAAGGGCGGCTTCATCGTTGGCCAGTAGGAGCGCCCCACCGACAACGGCGGCCCACAGCGCCGTTGTCGGACGTTCCACATGGCGAAAGCAGAGCAGGAGAGCGCTGTGGTGGGTTTGCTCCGAAAATTGCACATCACCGCCGAAGAGCTTGCGCGCAACCAGCGGCAGGCAGTTGCGGGCGACGGCTGTTGTTTGTTCGACGGGTAACCCGCTTGTTAGGCACAACACAAGGCGCGGTGTTACATCGAGCGTCGCCCCGTCGCCGTCCGGTGGCTTGAGCGGCGGTTGGGACTCTGGAGGAACGACCTCAGCGGCGAAGCCGGTCACCACCAACCCCCAGCGGGCGCGCGCCAACAGCCGCGCTTCCGCCGGTCCGACATCCAGCCATTCCACTAAACGTGCGCCAGTGAGGATGTCGGTGAGTTGTCCGGGAACGCCAATCGCCGGATGGATCGCCTGCCAGAACGCCAGGGTTTCAAGGCGGCGAAGCCCAGCGGGAAGGGAAGTCATTTCGATGAAGAGCAACGCTTCGCGTGGGCTGTAGCGCGCCAAGTCGGGCGGCGACGGCTGCGGTTGCAACCACCACCAGAGCAAGCCGCCGACAAGAACAAAACTCGCCAAAGGCCATCTAAAACGTCGTGCAATGGAGACGGCCGCGCCTGCGTTCACACGCCGACTGTAGTGCGTTTTAGGTCGAGACGCAACGGCTCGCTTGCGCTGTGCAGACGCCGCTTGACGGGGATGTGGCTGTGGAACAGCGCCGGCGCAGGTCTCCTGACTCCGAAAGTGATTGAAAGTATGGGACTTTGTACTGGATTCATATTACCGGCGCTCAAAAAGAGGTTGACGCGCCCGGAACGCGATGATAACCATACGCCACGCAAAAGGTACAAGGCGGTTGTCTATCGCGGGGCGTGCATTCGTTGCTCCAGACAGACTTAACATTGCCAGCGCTGTGTGGTGCGCGTTTTCCGTAGCCAGGTTGACCATTTTGAACAATGACGAGCACGGTGACATGCACGGCGCAGTGACGCGAGTAGACTCGTTCGAGTGTGGCCCCTGCTGCTTCCGGTGGGACTCACAACTTGTCCAGTGTGTAAAGGCCAGCTTCATCTGCTCTCGCTGGGCACGCAACCTGGATTCCTGCGGGAAATGGAGGCAATAGGTTAGGCTATGGGCCTATTTGGTTTCGGTGGCGCCAAAACCGTTGTGGGCATTGATATTGGTTCGAGCGCCGTCAAAGCCGTCGAGTTGAAACCACTCAAAAACGGTTTTGAACTGATGGCGATTGGTCATGCCAATCTGGTTCCAGACGCCATCGTGGATGGTCATATCATTGATCTCAACCATGTCAGTGACGCCATTGGTCGTCTCTTAGGCGAACACAACATCAAAACTAAGGATGTCAATACATCTGTTTCTGGGCATTCAGTCATCATCAAGAGAATTGAAGTCGCCTACATGACCGATGACGAGTTGGCGGAGCGGATCCAGTGGGAGGCTGACCAACACATTCCGTTTGACATTGCCGACGTCAACCTGGACTACTCGGTAGTTAGCCGCGATCCGGCAGCTGGCGTCATGCAGGTGTTGCTGGTCGCCTGTAAACGCGACAAGATTGCTCAGTATACAACGGTGATTTCACAGGCTGGGCGCAACCCGGTCGTCATTGATGTGGACGCTTTTGCTTTGCAAAACGCCTACGAGGTTAACTACCAACCGATGCCAACGGCGACCGTGGCGTTGTTAGACATTGGCGCGGCGGTGACAAGCATCAACATTGTGCGGGGCTCTACCTCGGTTTTTGTCCGTGACATTTCGGCGGGCGGCAACCAGTACACCGACTTGCTCCAGAAAGAGTTGGGTCTGACATTTGAGCAAGCTGAAGCGCTCAAGCGCGGCGTCCCGACGGACAACGGCTTGCAGCCGAGCGACGCTCAATCTCTGCTGGATTCGGTGACGGATATCATTGCGATGGAGGTTCAGAAAACACTGGACTTCTGGCGATCAACCAGTCCCTCGGCGGATGTCGCGCCGGTGGATCGAGTCTTGGTGGCCGGCGGGAGTGCAAAAGTTTCCGGGCTAACGTCCATCTTTTCGGAACGGTTCGGCATTCCCGTCGAACGGTTCAACGCCTTCAACCCATCCCGGATCATTGTGAACCCAAGAAAATTCGATGAAGAATATATTCGTGAAATGTCACCGACAATGGCGGTTGCCGTCGGACTGGCGGCGCGTCGTCCGGGAGAGTAGCCGGCATGTTCAACGGCGAATTGTTCCAAACGGATGGTTTCGCCTTGCAGTTGTCTAAACCTCCATGCCTTAGACATCAGTGCAAATGTAAAGAAAGGTCGCTGGTCGGCACCGCTTTGGTTGGCGACTGGCGCATAGGTTGACTATGCCGAGAATCAATCTTGCCACAAGCGCGGTTACTGAACCGACGCCGACAACAGCGCCGGCGCCGGTTCGAGGGTTGGCCTTTATTGTTCTGGCGATTCTAGGTCTTTTAGTCGTGATCGTCGGTGGCATCGCTGACTACTACTATTGCAACAACCGGAGGGAGCAGGCTAAAGCGCGCCTTGACCAGGCGAGAAAGAACAAGGCCGAGTTGGAGAAAGTTAAAAAAGAGCGTGACGAGTACGAGCGAAAGAAAAAACTCCTTGAGACACGTCTGGAAATAATTAGGAAGCTTGACGCCGAGCGGCGCGGCCCGGTAGGGGTGATGTCTCAAGTCAATGCGCGGATTCCGGCCGGCGTCCGTCTGGAACGCATCACACTGCGCGGCAACAACGTCACAATTGAAGGCGTTGTTGATCGAGTTGAAAAAGAAAAGGAGAGGAAGAATCGGGACATCATCACCGAGTTCGCCCAACAACTGGAGCTTCGCTCGAACGGCCTCTTTACGAATGTCAATCCAACCTTTCAGGAAACCGGCCAGACCATGCCGGACGCTACAGAGCAGCAGTCACTCAAGTTTACCATCGTCTGCGATTACAACCCGCCCCAGCCGGTAGCCCCGGCCAGCGCCGCCCAAACGGCGCAAACCGGAACGGTGCAGACTGGGAAATAGCCGAGGAGTCTTTGTATGCTTGACCGATTGTGGCTACAGATTCTGATCGTCTTCGTTGGCGTCGGCGCCTTTCTTTTCCTTATTGATCAAATGTTTTGCGCCGGTCTCCGTACGGACGCCGACCGTGACGAGAAGGAAGCCCAAAAAATAGAGCGAGAAGTTCAGGAACTCGAAAACGTTCGGGTACAGCTCAACGACTACAAGAAAAAGATCGAAGAATACATGCGCGATTTGCAGGCATACCGCGCCAATATTCCGGAAGAAGTACGCTTGTCGGAAACATTGGCGCAGTTGCAAAAAATCGCACAGGCGCGGTCGGCTGTGGTGCGTGAGTTTCGTCCAGGCAATGTTCAGAAGCGGGGTTTTTACTACGAAAAGACAATCAGCGTCAAATCCGGTACCACCTATGACCAACTTGGCCAGCTTTTCGCCGACATTGCCGCTCTTCAGCGGATTGTGAAGGTGTCCGATGTGGAAATTCGTCAGGCAAGCGCCCAGACACCGAAACTGACGGTTGAGGCGAGTTACCAACTTACGACCTTCTTTGCTTCAGAACAGGATATCCTAAGTACAGAAGAAGAGCCGAAGTAAGGTTTGGATCGAGGCAATTCGTTGGGGAAGCCTGAGAGCCTGGGTTGACTTGACGAGTCGAGGCTAAAAAAGTTGAGGAAAAGCCCATGGATACCTATACTGGTTATCATCGTTACATGTGGCTGTTGATTGGTTTGCTGTGCCTTGCGACGCCAGCTCTGGGCCAGTCGCCTTCAGCAGTAGCGCAGAAGGCGACAGCTGGACTGCAGACGCCGCCTGACAGGCAGGGCGATAAGCCGCCGCAGGGGCCTCCGGCGGACACCATACCGACGACCTACACTGGGACTGGGCGCGACCCGTTTCGCCGTCCGTCCAGTGATCCATTTCGGGACAGCGGCAAGCTCCGCGAGCCATTCCGGCCGCCCGTCACCGACCTTCCCTATCCCGATTTCCCAACCCGTGAGGCGAAATGGCGTGAGATTCGAGACCGACGCTTGGATCAAGGGCAACCGCCGCCTGCTGAATCGGAGAAGTACCTTGTAGAGGAGTTGACCGTGATAGGCATCTACTCAACTGAACGCGGCCTGGGCGCACTGCTCAAGGAGCGTCGGTCAGGGACGACCATGTTTGTGCGCGAGGGATCAAAGTTCTGGAATGGCTCGGTCAAGAAAATCGAACGCGCGCCACGGACGTTTGGCGTGGCCGACGCTCAGGTTGTGGGGCGGGTGGTGTGCTCTGAAATCATCGTTCGCAGCAACGGCCAGCTTGTCGAAAAGCAACGCTTCTTAGACTACATCCCGAAGGCTGCGTCCGGCGGCGCACCGACAGCGGCGCAATAGTTCGGACGGTTTGCTTGTTGTCCCGAAAAGCGGCGCTTGCCGACGGGACCAAACACAATCATCAAGTGGCTTGGTCAGGTTTCGACCGTTTTTCAATTAGAGGATTCTTCATCGGAGGAGAGCTATGAAACCCCTGCCGAAACGTTCCCGCGTCGGCGCGACGTTGCTCCTGCTGTGTGGCTTTGGAGGCTGCGGAGCAGCGCCGGTTCAGGGCTTTGCTGTTGCGCCGGAAACGGTTGTTGTCGCTACACTCGATATACGCTCGGATTCGACGCGCACAACGCGCGTACAACTCCAAAGCGCAGCCCGTTTGGATTACCATATCTCAAAGCCTGAACCATGCTTGGTAACGATTGAACTCTATGGCGCGGACACCTCAGCGCTGTTGCCGGAGTACCGCATAGAACAAGGGTTGGTGTCGTCTGTTGTCGTTCGATCAGGCCTAAAT
The window above is part of the Chloracidobacterium sp. genome. Proteins encoded here:
- the rimO gene encoding 30S ribosomal protein S12 methylthiotransferase RimO; translated protein: MTAPQPTLGLVSLGCPKNLVDSEVMLGLAARAGYAVTDDASSADVIVVNTCGFIEEAKQESIETILEMAALKAAQPGRRLIVAGCLVERYRRELPAELPEVDAFIGTNELEQLPRLLERPDATITPRPVTLRPRGGVPARERDRPDADYLYSETTPRLRTTPKHYAYVKIAEGCDHPCAFCSIPQMRGNLRSRRVGSILAEVEQLAAEGVREVILIGQDTTSYGEDLGLKDGLADLLRALAQVKDISWIRFLYAYPTRISDALLDVLASEPKLCPYIDMPLQHAATRMLHAMRRPGSRAFLEKLIARIRARIPNVALRTTFIVGYPGETQTDFDVLLDFCEAQAFDWVGAFVYSDEEGTPAFDLPDKVSGRTAEARRAKLMRLQARISKQRLRRFKRQVVEVMFEGASDDSDLIWQGRMATQAPGIDGRVLITDAPTDLPPPQPGDLVRVEITATHTYDLVGRIVADRRT
- a CDS encoding pilus assembly protein PilM; amino-acid sequence: MGLFGFGGAKTVVGIDIGSSAVKAVELKPLKNGFELMAIGHANLVPDAIVDGHIIDLNHVSDAIGRLLGEHNIKTKDVNTSVSGHSVIIKRIEVAYMTDDELAERIQWEADQHIPFDIADVNLDYSVVSRDPAAGVMQVLLVACKRDKIAQYTTVISQAGRNPVVIDVDAFALQNAYEVNYQPMPTATVALLDIGAAVTSINIVRGSTSVFVRDISAGGNQYTDLLQKELGLTFEQAEALKRGVPTDNGLQPSDAQSLLDSVTDIIAMEVQKTLDFWRSTSPSADVAPVDRVLVAGGSAKVSGLTSIFSERFGIPVERFNAFNPSRIIVNPRKFDEEYIREMSPTMAVAVGLAARRPGE
- a CDS encoding type 4a pilus biogenesis protein PilO — protein: MLDRLWLQILIVFVGVGAFLFLIDQMFCAGLRTDADRDEKEAQKIEREVQELENVRVQLNDYKKKIEEYMRDLQAYRANIPEEVRLSETLAQLQKIAQARSAVVREFRPGNVQKRGFYYEKTISVKSGTTYDQLGQLFADIAALQRIVKVSDVEIRQASAQTPKLTVEASYQLTTFFASEQDILSTEEEPK